One genomic window of Clostridioides sp. ES-S-0054-01 includes the following:
- a CDS encoding GNAT family N-acetyltransferase: MIVKIDNTLEKEFWQYVSHEESLNLFIIGYVENYGFSSHSQDIWFQLKDGNITSIILKNKSTLIIYSLKNNFDIGEMKNHIKGLDVESISGKKCVIDRLIREYKDFYEKLDNKFCILKEIKEIDFSNMKEYKIEKAQEKDVDEIGKLLNKSDYKISQNYIEDRKEHLKEGNVRAYFIKNNDTMISTVSTGMETSFLAMVVSVSTDKEYRRRGFASYIVYNLSKELLLEGKVPCLFYNDDIAGKIYHNIGYKEINEWTILFK; this comes from the coding sequence TTGATTGTAAAAATAGATAATACTTTAGAAAAGGAATTTTGGCAATATGTATCACATGAAGAAAGTTTAAACTTATTCATAATTGGATATGTTGAAAACTATGGATTTAGTTCTCACTCTCAAGATATATGGTTTCAGTTAAAAGACGGAAATATAACTTCTATAATATTAAAGAATAAGTCAACACTTATAATTTATAGTCTAAAAAATAATTTTGATATAGGAGAGATGAAGAATCATATAAAAGGTTTGGATGTAGAAAGTATAAGTGGGAAAAAGTGTGTAATAGATAGATTGATACGTGAATACAAAGATTTTTATGAAAAACTAGATAATAAATTTTGTATATTAAAAGAAATAAAAGAAATTGATTTCTCTAACATGAAGGAGTATAAAATAGAAAAAGCTCAGGAAAAAGATGTTGATGAAATAGGTAAACTTTTAAATAAGTCAGACTATAAAATAAGTCAAAATTACATAGAAGATAGAAAAGAACATTTAAAAGAAGGAAATGTAAGAGCATATTTTATTAAAAACAATGATACTATGATTAGTACTGTTTCAACTGGAATGGAAACTAGTTTTTTGGCAATGGTAGTATCTGTAAGCACCGATAAAGAATATAGAAGAAGAGGATTTGCAAGTTATATAGTTTACAATTTAAGTAAAGAATTATTGTTGGAAGGAAAGGTTCCATGTCTTTTTTATAATGATGATATAGCAGGAAAAATATATCACAATATAGGGTACAAAGAGATAAATGAATGGACAATTCTTTTTAAATAA
- a CDS encoding alpha/beta fold hydrolase, giving the protein MHSDKDYSLLLCIIFLGVMTLKTNKISFNKGLYCFHSNANFNFQLNRIIMWDGGRLEDIQKAASKIVDSESWKTQLICLAQEAEQDGRIENAIAYYRMSEFFMYDGDSDKIEIYTKATNLFYDYYSEYFSNGAVQTFHVPYENITLPVMFAKAQGEKKDTILLHGGNDSYFEEFFFPMLYLAKHGFDVYLFEGPGQGGVMRLQGKHFTYKWERPVKAILDYFHLDNITIVGASLGGFLAPRAAAFEKRIERVVAWSVFPNFLDVIIGSQPIKMQKLLRLLLKFKIKGLVNFIVKQKMKRGDSLVVWGLKHGMYAYEATTPYEYFQKINNYQIEPIAKKITQDILILGATEDHFIDYRTVDKEIDLLTNVRSLTFRLMTEAEQASNHCNCGNSKLVLDTISNWIMMMKRPDRV; this is encoded by the coding sequence ATGCATAGCGATAAAGATTATTCTTTATTGCTATGCATTATCTTTTTAGGAGTGATGACATTGAAAACAAATAAAATTTCTTTTAATAAAGGTCTATATTGCTTTCATTCAAACGCAAATTTTAATTTTCAGTTAAACAGAATTATTATGTGGGATGGAGGTCGCTTGGAAGATATACAAAAAGCCGCCTCTAAAATTGTCGATAGTGAAAGTTGGAAAACACAACTTATATGTCTGGCACAAGAAGCTGAACAAGATGGACGCATAGAAAATGCAATTGCTTACTATCGTATGAGTGAATTTTTTATGTATGATGGCGACTCTGATAAAATAGAAATCTACACAAAAGCGACTAATCTATTTTACGACTATTACTCTGAATATTTCTCAAATGGAGCCGTACAAACTTTTCATGTGCCATATGAAAATATCACTCTACCTGTGATGTTTGCAAAAGCGCAGGGAGAGAAAAAGGACACTATATTGCTTCACGGTGGAAATGACTCTTACTTTGAAGAATTCTTTTTTCCAATGCTTTATCTTGCGAAACATGGATTTGACGTTTATCTTTTTGAGGGACCTGGTCAAGGTGGTGTGATGCGTTTGCAGGGAAAGCACTTTACTTATAAATGGGAACGTCCAGTGAAAGCAATTTTAGACTATTTTCATTTAGATAATATAACTATTGTAGGTGCTTCCTTAGGAGGTTTTCTTGCTCCACGAGCAGCAGCCTTTGAAAAACGAATTGAGCGCGTGGTGGCTTGGTCTGTATTCCCAAATTTCTTAGACGTAATAATTGGCTCGCAACCAATAAAAATGCAAAAGCTACTTCGCTTACTGCTAAAATTCAAAATAAAAGGACTAGTCAATTTCATCGTAAAGCAAAAAATGAAGCGTGGCGATAGTCTAGTGGTATGGGGTTTAAAGCATGGAATGTACGCATATGAAGCTACTACACCCTATGAGTATTTTCAAAAAATCAATAATTACCAGATAGAACCTATTGCAAAAAAGATAACACAGGACATTTTAATCTTAGGTGCAACAGAAGATCATTTCATTGATTATAGAACTGTTGATAAAGAGATTGATTTACTTACCAACGTCCGTTCTCTTACATTCCGTCTTATGACAGAGGCAGAACAAGCTAGTAACCACTGTAACTGTGGAAATAGCAAACTGGTTTTAGATACAATTTCAAATTGGATTATGATGATGAAAAGACCTGATAGAGTTTAA
- a CDS encoding helix-turn-helix domain-containing protein: MTTICVMIDHIFLDTEYRQPNIHQHLAKHIIISQSGNLSVMFDEGETLECKGIIIDSNVAHTVASEENKMLIFLIDDTSVLAKTLSQRQLLEDSFFVMDNLAVEQIQEVYTTCHAKGLPQSYIDFSKQVFRILNLSCHISSITDSRIQWALNHILKSTHIDNEIFLEICTKVKLSKSRFSHLFKEQMGISLNSYLALSKLRKAYELLLKSGDITSAAMDAGFSSPSHFSASSKKYLGIAASELTGKCRIYFIH; encoded by the coding sequence ATGACTACTATTTGTGTAATGATTGACCATATATTTTTAGATACAGAATATAGACAACCGAATATTCATCAGCATCTTGCAAAACATATTATTATATCACAATCTGGGAACTTGTCTGTAATGTTTGATGAGGGAGAGACATTAGAATGTAAGGGCATTATTATTGATTCCAATGTAGCACATACGGTGGCAAGTGAAGAAAACAAAATGTTGATTTTCTTAATAGATGATACAAGCGTACTTGCCAAAACTCTTAGTCAACGTCAATTACTAGAGGACTCTTTTTTCGTTATGGATAACCTCGCAGTTGAACAAATACAAGAGGTTTACACCACTTGTCATGCAAAAGGGTTGCCCCAAAGTTACATTGATTTTTCAAAGCAAGTTTTCCGTATATTAAATTTAAGTTGTCACATTTCGTCTATTACGGACAGTAGAATACAATGGGCGTTGAATCATATTCTAAAGTCCACACACATTGACAATGAAATCTTTCTCGAGATATGTACCAAAGTAAAATTGTCAAAAAGTCGGTTTTCTCATCTTTTCAAAGAACAAATGGGAATATCACTAAATAGCTATTTGGCTTTATCAAAACTTCGCAAGGCTTATGAGTTATTGTTAAAAAGTGGGGATATTACCTCAGCTGCTATGGATGCAGGATTTAGTTCACCCTCTCATTTTTCAGCTTCCAGCAAAAAATATCTTGGTATCGCTGCAAGTGAGCTTACAGGGAAATGCAGAATATATTTTATTCATTAG
- the pdaA gene encoding delta-lactam-biosynthetic de-N-acetylase — MKKDNLKKYIMIGTFALILFGIASINFKSLDKTKTQISNPTLDTHEYDWYFNPREDGKQPSPIKEADFFKKYDSYYVGNPNEKVIYLSFDAGYESGNTPKLLDTLKKHNAKAQFFVVESYIKSNPDLIKRMEKEGHLVCNHSKSHPSMAGITDFEKFKEEITSVEKAYKDVTGKEMPKYFRPPMGKFSEQSLKYTKDLGYKSIFWSFAYVDWYEKKQPTHEFAKNKIYSRTHPGAIVLLHPNSSTNTEILDEVLTHWEKEGYKLKTLDYLSNKK, encoded by the coding sequence TATGATAGGAACATTTGCTCTAATACTTTTTGGAATTGCTAGTATAAACTTTAAATCATTAGATAAGACAAAAACTCAGATTTCTAACCCAACACTCGATACACATGAGTATGATTGGTATTTTAACCCTAGAGAAGATGGTAAACAACCCTCTCCTATAAAAGAAGCAGATTTTTTTAAGAAATATGATTCCTATTATGTAGGAAACCCCAATGAAAAAGTTATATATCTGTCATTTGATGCTGGATACGAAAGCGGAAACACTCCAAAATTATTAGATACACTTAAAAAACACAATGCTAAAGCACAGTTTTTCGTAGTTGAAAGTTATATAAAAAGTAATCCAGACTTAATAAAACGTATGGAAAAAGAAGGACATTTAGTTTGTAATCATTCAAAAAGCCATCCATCAATGGCAGGAATTACAGACTTTGAAAAATTTAAAGAAGAAATTACAAGTGTAGAAAAAGCATATAAAGATGTTACTGGAAAAGAAATGCCTAAATATTTTAGACCACCAATGGGTAAGTTTAGTGAACAATCTTTGAAATATACAAAAGACTTAGGTTATAAATCTATATTTTGGAGTTTTGCTTATGTAGATTGGTATGAAAAGAAACAACCTACTCATGAATTTGCAAAAAACAAAATTTATTCAAGAACACATCCTGGTGCAATAGTGCTATTACATCCAAATTCATCAACAAATACTGAAATACTGGATGAAGTTCTTACACATTGGGAAAAAGAAGGTTATAAACTTAAAACGCTTGATTATCTAAGTAATAAAAAATAA